The Suricata suricatta isolate VVHF042 chromosome 13, meerkat_22Aug2017_6uvM2_HiC, whole genome shotgun sequence nucleotide sequence ACCAACTTCCTGGCAACTTGTAGCAGTGGCCCCAGGAAACTTACTAGATTATAGAAATTAATTCcacctgtttcattttctttaccatgactactagaaaaaaaaatttaattttgagagagagagagagagcctgactaagtgaggggcagaggaagagagagaaagtgtgcacggAGTGCGGaacccagagtggggctcaagctcacccgaGGAGGGGGGAGTTGAGCTCACcccaagcggggctcaaactcacgaacccgtgagatcacaaccagagctgaactcggatgcttaaccgactgagccacctgggcaccccaacaTGGTGACTCGAAAATGTAAAATCACACATGTGGCTTGCACTTGGCATGTGCTTTATGTCTCTGCCGGACAGCGCTCTCTGGAGCAACAGGGGTCCGAGTGAGTCTGGTCCGTCCTGTTCCTCTCTAACTGTTAACAGGGAagcagccccgccccctctggCTTCTTGTCTGTAAACACGTTGTTGAATGAGGACAACACGGCCAGCCAGTCTGGATCCCAGGTCTCTACGACTCCAGAAGGGAGTCTGCAGACTTATTTTCAAGTCAGCAGAATCAGTTACATAAATCTGTACTCTCTGGCTGGACTGTGTGAAGCAAGTGCTCTCTGGAGCTCCGACCAAGAGCTACACGTATTCTGCAGTCACACAAAGGCCTGCAAAACTGCAAGAAGATGGGGCGCCCAGAGggttcagtccgttgagtgtcccactcctgatttcagctcaggtcacaaccccagggtcgtgggatcgagccccacatcaggagcctgcttgagaatctctctccctctgcccctctcccctgcttacgctctctctctctctctctcaaaaataaaaataaataaaataaaaacacgaGACGCCACTGTATGAGTGACCTAGGGCTGCTATTACTAATGACTGCAGACTGGttggcttgaaacaacagaacTGGATCCTCTCCTCATCCTGGATGCCAGAGacctgaaatcaaggtgttgatcgggttggttccttctggaggttctCAGGGGGAAATGCATTTCGTGGCTgtcttctggtggctgctggctgtcttctggtggctgctggctgtcttctggtggctgctggccaGCCTCAGCCTCCCCTGGCTTGCGGCCACAttgctccaatctctgcctccctcttcacaTGACCTTTTCCTCTATGTGTCTgagtctccctttcctttctcttagggGGACACAGGTCATTGGATTCAGAGTCCACGTCCAGAGACCATCTCGTCTCCAGGTCCTCAACGTAATgacatctacaaagaccctgcGGATGCTTCATTTTGTATGTCAACTCGACTGGGCCTGGGGTGCCCAGATGAAACATTcttccagggtgtgtgtgtgtgtgagggtgtttCCAAAGATTAGCATTTGAAATCAGCCGGTCCTGGTGTGGTGGGTGGGGGTCATCGATCTGCTGAAGCCTGAACAGAACAAAGGGCAGAGACTGTCCTACCGCTGGGCTGAGGCATGGGCCCTCATCTTCTTGCCCCTTGGCCTGGATCCCACTGTCCTTGTCCCCAGGCATTTGGACTCAGACGAGTTATACGGTGAGTTTTCCTTCATCTCCAGTTTGCGTATGGTGGAGTgagggacttctcagcctctataATCATGTGAAcccattccatctctctctctctccaggagaGCCCTGACCAGTTACAGACCCTGTTaccaaatgaggtcacattcacAAACACTGTAGCTTAGGGCTTGGACATATCTTTTTGGGGGACACTATGCAACACGTGACAGTGGGCTGCCCAAGGGCAGAGGCTGAACTGCAGAGGGGGTGGGGCTCCATAGCCTTGTGGCCCCGGGTTTGAGCCCTCCAACCCTGATCTCTTTGCTGTGGCGGCTCCCTCCCAGGTCCTTCAGGAACCTTCTCTGAAAACTGGAGGTAATGGTTTTATGAGTGCTTCCTCCAAGGCGCTGTGTTGAGACCCCTCACTGGTTATATAACCAAGTGAGTCACTCAACTGCTCTGAatctgagttttctcatctgtaaagtggcaATAATCACACTATCCATCTCAACAGGATGTCGGAGATTAAGTTTACATTTCCCCAGGCTTTCCCTGTGCCCCTCGTGAATGTTatatgatgttttctttttcttcttttcttttaaagtaatctctccacccaacactgggctcgaactcaggacccccaagatcaagagtcctaccgactgagccaggcaggcgccccctTACAAgcgttgttttaaaaaaaaataccgaggggcacctgggtggctcagtcggttaagcctccgacttcggctcaggtcagatctcgtgttcgtgggttcgagccccacatcaggctctatgctctgacagctagctcagagcctggagcctgcttctggttctgtgtctccttctctctctgcccctccccctctcatgctgtctcttctctatcaaaaataaattaaaaacataaaaaaaaaaaaccgagtGACACCTGGCACACGGAGCGCTGCTCTTGTTCGTGTTGttatttataatgaaatgttGGCGTCTGTTATATTGGGCAGAGGTGGTGAAATGTTTTATCAAGCTCTGAAGTTATCCGTTCTCTGGCTCGGAGTCGGACGTGCCTTCCTTACCCAGCTCACGTGGCATGATCTTGAGCacagaggcagggccagggctgaAACTCCTGATGCATTTTGCACAGGGCCCCACAGATTGTGCAGCCAGACCTGCTCAGAGTCACAACTCGTGCTGTGCTTGCAGCAGTGAGGGGTCTCCAGCGACGGGCTGGCGGTGCCCCTCTGGTCTGCGCCCGGTGCCATGGCCCCTCTCAGAGGGACCCTTACAAACCAGGTCGCGGTGGCTGGGAAAACACGCCATCCGAGGGGGCGCTGATGGGGGCTGCGTCTGTTTTGCCTGGAAGAGGAGATTTGGGGGGGACCTGGCGGCGGCGTGCAATTCCCGAGGCCTGCGGCGAGGAGAATGGAGCATGCGCGTGCCCCGTGGCCCCCAGGGGCAGATCCGGCTCAGCACGAGGAAGGAGTTCTGAGCAGAGTTGTGCAAGAAGGGAACAGCTGGCGTGCCTTCAAACCTCAGCTCTGCCTGCGGGGCGGCGGAGAGCTTCGCCTCTGCCCAGAtctgtgacctgaggcaaagttgttCAGGGCTCCGGAGCCCATCTTTCCCCCTAAAAGGTTGGCTAGTGAGGCTCCGCCCTCCAGGTGACAGCGCTGAAGAGAGACGAGGCAGGCGTCTGTGTCCATCCTGGAAACGTGCCTTCTCGTTGACAACGGCtgctgttgttgtcattgtttattATGATTTTTGGAAAGTCAGTGAGTCTCCCAGACTGGCCGGCTTCCAGCGGAGATGGACGTGGCCCTCGCATCGGAGCTGAGGGCGGAAGCACGCACTTCACCCCCTCAACGCTGTCAGCAGCTGGCGCATTTGGATGATTAGTTTAAAAGCACGTGGttatagggggcgcctgggtgactccctCGGTGAGGCggccgactccggctcaggtcatgatctcgcggtttgtgggttcgagccccgcgtcgggctctgtgctgccagctcggagcctggagcctgcttcggattctgcgtccccctctctctctgcccctcccctctccccctgcctctccaaaaaataataataagcattaaaaaataataaattaattaaaacctgAAGTCATAAAGCAGCATTGTCCTTGTGACAAAGGCCTGAAGGGAAAGCGGCTGGCACTTCTGGTGAAACACAGGAAGTTTGGGGTCCTCGGGGCCACTGAAGAGTGGGAGGGTTCCCATCATTGCTATGCTGGAAAGCCCCGGCTGGCTGTCCCCTGAGCCACCCCTGGCTGTCCCCAGGGCCACCGCCCGGCTGAACTGTGATCCCAGGAATGCAGAGcttccctcccagggcctcctAGGAAATGGGTTCCTGATGCGTCTGGGAGCCGGACCCAGGAACTGCCTCTGGGGAAGAGCGCCCGGGGGGCAGCGTGCGTGTGTGCTGGCCGGTCGCACTGGCAGCCTGGGCGCGGGAGGCTCCCGGCTCTGCCTGATCCCGAGCCTCTGCCCGGAGCATTGCAGCTTTTCTGGAAAGGTcttggcagggatttgtgctgagACAAACATttctcccctccccgctccctcccATCTGCCTCTCCTGTCAGCTGCGTGCTGTCCCCAAACAGCATCCAGGAAACGTTCCTGCCTGAGCGCAGCTCTGAGCAGCGGTTGCAGGGTCTGAGGCCCGCGGTCAGGGAGCAGTGGATGGGCTCGGTCGAGGCCTGCACTTGGCGGGAGCGCGGAAGGGCCACGCGGTGCTGAGACAGGAGCACGGATGGCCCGCGAATCTGCAGCATTTCAGGCCCACATTCGGTGGCCCGTCTTCCGGCAAACATGGGCCCAGCGCAGCCCGGCCGCAGCCCCCCAGGGGCTGTGAGTGCGGCCCGGCTCAGCCAGCGGCCCAGTgttcccttcctctgtctcttttccaCATCAAACTAATCCCTGGGAGGGACGCCTGTCTGGTGCGGTcggctgactcttgacttcggcgcaggtcatgatcccagggccatgggatggagccccgcgtcgggctccgcgCACCGAGgctagagcctgcctgggagtctctctctcccttcctcagcccctcccctgcttgtgctctgtctctctttctctcaaaaaataaatataagaaaaggtaaccattttgaagtgtacagtttagtggcGCTGAATACATTCACCCTGTAGTGAAGCCGCCGTCATCCTCTCTAGAACTTTCCCATCCTTCCAAAAAAAGCCTCACGTGCGTTAAATGGGTCATTCCTAGTCGGCCTCCGCCTACACCCTGGCAACCTcccatttgctctctgtctctgcggATTCACCCGTTCtgcacatttcttttaaataggaTCCTCTGACGCGCAGTCTCTTGGGTTTCTGGCTGCTTAGCCTGCTTTCCCAGGTTCACGGCCTCGTAGCAGGTGTCAGTGCATCCGCCAGAGGGCTGAACTACAGTCCGCACGTGGCCTCCGGTCTTTCCTCAGTGGGCTGTACCGCTGAGCCACTTGGCCCTTCCTCGCTCCCAAGAGGGGAAGACTCCCCAGGGGGCTTCTGACTCAGGGGCGCATCCAGAGAGGAGCAGAACCTTCCATCACACATTAAAGATTGCtgcttcttggggtgcctggggggctcagtcagttcagcgtccgacttcggctcaggtcatgatctcacagtttgtgggttcgagccccacgtcggactctgtgctgccagctgagactggagcctgcttccgattctgtgtctccctctctctgtgaccctcccctgctcacgctgtctctcaaaaataaatttaaaaaattaaaaaaaaatttttttgaagattgcTGCTTTTAGAGTGGTGCCCATGTAGAAGGTCCCCCAGACCAGAGCCCATGGCCCCTGCGGAGGCCTCTGTGGCGAGAACATCCCCGTGGGTCCAAGCCCAGCTGTGAGGCCCGGGGCGAATATAACCGTTCACCTCGGCCTCAGGCCTCGAATCTCTAGAATGGGTCTAAGAGTCATGTCTCCCGGCAGAGGATTCCGTACAATGGCATCTGTGATGAGGCCAAGGCTGAGTGTGAGAGCATTGCCCAGGAGTAATCCCATGGCCAGTGGCCGCCGCCCTATCCAACTGTTGTCCTTAAGCAGATGGCATCATCCCTCAAGGCCACAGCATGGCTGTCAAGGAATGGATGTCGGGGCCGGGCTGGCCTTGAGAGCCCGGGAAGCAGCGCGGCACGCAGCCCGGGACCTTGTGAGCACATGTCAGCTGCGGTAGAACGCTTGTGCTGTCAGTGTGTAAACTAACTGCATCCAACAGGGAACCGTCTTTCCGGTCCTGGTTAGGACACCAGGGGCGGGTTGTCTCCTTCTGGCCCGAGCCTGCCCGACAGCCGTCCTGCTCAGAGACAAAGAGGCTTCTCCCTGATTCTGAGCCTGTCGGGAAAGGCAGCAGCCTCCCCGCAGGGCATTCCAGGAAGTAGGcgggcaggagagaggcaggaccGGGAACCAGACTCTGAAGCTCTTCAGTTCTCTGGGTCTGGACTGggattataaagaaagaaatccagatCAAGTGAGCCTGAATCAGTTCGGTGAAGTACAGTGGGGTCCCCGCATCAGGCACGGGACCGGGGCTTCTGGTTCATCAGCAAACAGGCCTgagacccctccctccccccactgagAAAACCAGGTGTTAGtcagaaaggacaagaaataaattACACGGTGCGTCATCGCGTGAAACTGGCtgccaaaagaaaagagaaagcagaggcagGGAAGTGGCACCAGAAAtgctgagggtgggggcaggctgTGCAGCCGATGGAGGTGGTGGCGGGAGTGGGGCGGGCGGAGGGGAAGAGGCGACATCAGGCAAAGACTTGAAGGTGAGGTGCCAACACAGCGCGTGTCCAGGGGAAGAGAATTACTGCCAGAGTGAAGGCACAGAGCAAGGACAGCGTCCGGCGAATGTGAGGGCCCGGAGAGGACGGTCTGGCCgggctgactgagccagccggggaGGCATTCAGAGAGAACCGGATGGAGACCAGATGGGATGGGGCCATGGGCCTCTGTCCAATCTTTGGCTTTTGCTCTGAGCAAGACGGGAGCCACTGCAGCTTGGAGCCAAAGACAAACGTGATTTGACTGATGTTTTGTTTAAGCAAAGTCGGAAACTCCTAGGCGTCCAGGCCCCGGGTGAGTCAGAGGTTGGGGCCTTGTTGCCTCTAGAATACAGGCTCCCTCCACGTGGAGAGACGAGCGGAGAGTCCCAGGCTCAGCTCTAGAGCCCACGGGGTCTTCCTAGTAGGGTCAGACTACAAACTCCCAGAGAACGTCTCTGATTGGCTCTGCCAGATGCCAGGAACATTGTGATTGGCTTCCCTGGGTCACAtggccctcccccatccccaagaAGGGGAGGGCTCGGATTGGCTGCCCCACCGACATCATAGTCCCTGAAAGCTGCAATCTCTCCAAAGGAGGTAGGGGGGAGAGATGAGCCGGGGGACCAAAGCGACAGCCCTTCATGGAATCGCTCATTCTGAGAGGAGTTCCGGGGGTCCCCCCTGGAGCAGGGggtgcggtgggggagggggaagcctcTGCCTCATGCAGAGCCATGGGAAAGCGCCAGGGCTAATCTGTGCCTTTGCACGGCCACTGCACCTCTTTGCATTCCACAAACTCCACTTCTCAAGGGTGAGGAGAAGCCGTGGTGGATGCCAGCTGGACCGACTGCAATGCAAACCTGACTTCAATCACTCGACTCACAGATCTCATCTCATTTCCCcccatccaccccacccccctccagccACACTCCCGGGCGTCAGGATCTGGCTGCAAAGGTGCGGtcacttcctcctctctcttaaGCTCCTCTGAAGTCACGGACAATTAAACAGCCCAAGAGCTGGGTCTCTGATCCGCAGGAAATGTCGAGGACCAGAAGGCCAGAAGGAGCCACATGGCGGTTTAGCTCCTCGTTTCTCATTGTGACCAGAGAActcgtgtgtgtctgtgtgcacgtgcgtgtgtgtgtgttaatgcaGTAAAATCACAAAGTAAGATAcatctcagtgatttttttttacatctagaTTGACCTACGTTCAATATTCACCGCCCAGGGGTGATAGAAACACATTTCTGATCCCCAGGACGCCTCCTCCAGGACGGCTCCCCAGGACTTCAACTCGCCTTCATTTGTTTCATGCAGGCCCTGCTGTATTTCCCCGTGAGCCTCTCGGCCAGGCCCACAGAgcatccccatccccacccgGTGCCCCCGCCATCTCCAGTCGGCCCGCCTCCCGCAAGGCAAGGGGCACTTCTTTTAACAGGCGGAGACCGGAGACCGGAGCTCAGAGGCAggcatcacccccacccccacccccaccagcactTCCCCGGCTGAGGGAGGCTTAGGGAAATTCTTGGCCGGAAATCAGAGGCCACCTCGTCCCTCCTGCCAGGTCCTGGCTCTGCTGGTTCATTCCTGTAGACGTTCAGGAAAAGATTCCTACCACGAAGTCACCAGTCCGAAGGGCTTCCCCACAAAGTCCCTCTTATTTTTGGCTCCAGGTAGCGGTGGGTGAGGATCAGGCTTTGCCCACGCTGGTTTTTCCTGGCCTCTGGGGGTGAGGTTCTGGTCTTGTTTCAGGAGACCAAGCCTGGCAGAACTCGCCACCGGAACCAAGGAAGGGCGGGCGCCCGGCGCCCAGGCTGTGTCCGGTCCGCGATCCCGGGGGTGGTGGAGAcaccagagcccagagccacagCTGAGCTTTGTGAGAGGCAGGACAGCTGCTCCGGTGGCCTCTCCGACCCAGGGGCCGAGCAGGGCAGGCGTCCTGTGTTCTCAGACGTGCCAGCAAGGGGCAAGCCTGCACGCTTCCTTCCAACGTCCAGGCAGAGATAAAGCAGAATTCAGGACGTCCAGTGCTTTCTCTGTCCCGTCCCTGAGCGTGACATCATTTATCTCGTGGGTCTGGGAGAACCCCAGTGGGCAGCCCCGTGTCCCAGAGACAGGGGGTGTCAGCTTACAAGCACATCTTTTGTCCAGATCAAGGAAGGCTTGCCCCGTGGCAAATGGACAAGcggtcctcccctccccctccacccaccaTCCCCCAGCAGAGAGCACAGGGGCTTCCAAGAGCCTCCCTCCTGGCAAGCCAAGCATCGCCCCCATTTGgaggaggaagaaactgaggctcagaagctCATATAGAAAAGGGCTTACTGTGTGCCCGGCGTTTAGTAATTAGACATGACTCCCTTGAGTTCTCTCAACGGCTGTGCGGAGTGACTCTGGGGGATGTTTGGCAGTTGGAGACAAGGATTCAGAGAGGAAACTGCTCAGCCTGGGCCACACAGCTGGCTCTGGGAGTCAACGTCGGCCGAGTCCGGGCCCAGAGCACAGGGCCGGTGTCTCTACCCTCTGGCCAGTCTTTCTCTTGGTCTCTGCTGCTTTGGGGCACAGCCCAGACAGACGACACTGCGGTCCCTCGGGGCAGGCACAAGGGTGAGAAAGCACAGGAGACTgatgtttgcccctccccccatccccaggtcccccccaggcccacccccccatctcagctcaggtcctgggaTGGTGCcgcgtgttgggctctgagctgaccccatgcaccgagcctgcttgggattctctctctgtttctgccccagCCTCGCTCACTCacggtgctctctctctctctcaaaataaataaaaataaaaaataagaataaaataaagagcacAGTCACATCAAAGTGGGTATCGCAGTGGTCCAAACATCCAGGCTGAGAGTGGGGACAGGGGGCTCAGGTCTCCGGCCCACCACCCGCCCTGACCCCCAGGGCGACAGGCACAGATCCCAGTGCTGTCTGCCACCAGCGGATGCCCCGCCAGGTGTCCGGCTTTGTCACACCCCCAGAAGCGCAGGCGCTGCCGTGAACCCCCATtctacagaggaggagacagactgGGACCGTGTTTAAGGATCTGCGGGGACCGGAGGCTGCACAGGGGACCCGGCTCGGCCCTCCCTCGGCTTCTCTCCCAGCATCTGGGGGCAGAAGTCGCTGCCTCCGCTGAGAGTGGGCGTGTGCTGAGCGCGGACAGGCCCCCTGGCGGGCTCTCCCCGCCTCCTCCGGCTCAGAGTCGCGGCTACACAGCCTGCCGCCGCCGCCGTCCCCAGAGCTCGGGTCCGCCCGCCGCCGAGATGTCTCCCCCAGTCCTGGCCCTGGCCAGCGGCCAGGCGCTGCCAGCCTTCCTGCTCTGCAGCACGCTGCTGGTCATCAAGATGTACGTGGTGGCCGTCATCACGGGCCAAGTGAGGCTGCGGAAGAAGGTACGTTCCCCTGCAGCCCCCTTATCCCCCAGCCCTGGGtgccctctctcgctgccctgcAGGGAAGGTGCGGGGCTGATGGGACACTTGGCCAAGGTGCTCCCAGGGCCAGAGTGTGAGGGCCCTGGAGAGACCTCGGGTGACCCTCCCGGTCCCTTGGGATGGCAGGACCCGCACCTTCTTGTCTTCTGTTTTAAGAGCGTTTCCTCGCTCCCTGTGCCACCAGGTAANNNNNNNNNNNNNNNNNNNNNNNNNNNNNNNNNNNNNNNNNNNNNNNNNNNNNNNNNNNNNNNNNNNNNNNNNNNNNNNNNNNNNNNNNNNNNNNNNNNNGGATGGCTCACGTTGGATGGCCGGCGTCAGAAGTTTTGGGCCAAGCTGGCCGGCTGGGCTGTTTTTCAGTAGAGGAATCGTTTCCAGAAGCTCTGTCCCTTTtgtctgcccccccaccccgtgtccGGTTCAAAGGCAAGGTTGTAGCTCCGGCGTCATGTTGGGGGTGGACATCCAGAGCTGGGATCTTGGAGAGTCAGACTCAGCCCCTCGACCttcggtgggggcaggggtgaaggcAGGGCAGCTTTAACGCCCAGAGGCACCGACACAGGCACCCGGAccaccctgcctcctccctgcctcggCCCCCATCCTGGACGTTGGGTCCTGGGACCCAGCGGGGACAGGTGCAGTCACCCGTTGAGTCCTTCCTCAGAGCTGAGTGTCTGGTGGGTGGGAGCCACATTCACGTGTCCTCCAGGTGACGACTCTGGGCTGAGAGGAGGGCTGTGAGGTCGTAGCGGGGTTTGAAGGGGGTGTCCGGCTCCGCcacctgtggggggaggggatggactTCTCGACAGCCAGGTGCAGGGGGCCAGCGCCTCTGTCTTCATTGTGAATtcagggacagaaggagggaaTCCCGAGAGCGCCTTTCTCCCTGGTCGCTGGGGAGGGGCCGAAAGAAACCTTCCCTGAGGCTGTCCCTGGGGCTGACCCTGGGGCTGACCCCTCAAGGCTCCTGACTATCCCAACTGTGAGATCCCCTCCCAATTCTACTCTGGGATTCCCGCTCAGCCAGGAAGGAGCCGAGGAGCCACACCTCAGGCAGGTGACAGATGTGGCCTCTGGCTACTCTGCCCACTGGCTTTGGACCTGGGGCAAGTCCTGGAGCTGTTTCCTCATCTTCAGAGTCAGGAGCGTGTTAAGGCCGCAGGCGCAGCTCGTTCTTGGGAGTGCATCGGGAGGCCTGCCCCTAGTCCCTGGGAGAGGTAGCCCTCGGGCTTCGGACCCACAGGGGCTGCTCTGTACTGTCATTGGCTCCAGGCTGGGCAGGCTTGTGTCCCAGGTCTGTCTTTAGGAGTGAGCCACAGCTCCGACCAGGGACTAGGACCCTTTGAAGGGAGTTGTGGGTCCACGGGTCTGTGCCAGGCATCAGAATTGGTGATTCCATGAGTGCAGGGCGAGTGCAGAGGGATTCCGGGTGTGGGGGCTCTGATCCTGACCATGACGGGCCTCAGGCATGGGCCAccgaggtgggggcgggggggacccaGCAGGGCTTGGGGACAGGGGTCACCGGGACTCATGAGTCAGAGGCGGCAGCCTTTGCCATTGGATGAGCAATCACGAAAGCGTGCTGCTGAGATCTGGGtgtgcggtgggggtggggctggtgaGCGCTGGGCGTGGGCCTCCGGTGACCGAAGTGTGACCTGAtgtgtctgctgtcagcagaCAATTCACGGAGCACCTTCCAGATGCCGGCCATTCCCGGTGCCGGGCACGGGGCGGAGGCCTCTCCAGTTCTCTCCTGCACCATTTAATACAGAGCTCACAGCTGAGGGAGCTGAGACTCAGgggagtgaagaaatgggcaattGGTCTGTGTGGAGCTGTCAAACCTTCTCATTGTTCTTAGTTCAAAGTCCAGGGCCTTAAGTGCCTCCCCGGCCCCCAGCAGCTTCATCTTGGGCCTCTGTCCCTCGCTCTCTATCTTCTtctgacctcagggcctttgcacatgcttttcTAGATATCTTCAATGCTATTTCTCCAACCTGCCCTCTGTCTGGTTAATATTGTTGCCTCCTTCAAACCTCAGCTTGAAGGCCCCtgcctcagagaagccttctctgacccccGGACTTGGTCAGGGCTCCTGCAAAGATTCTCAAGGCCaaccttgtcttctattttttagtgCTCACCACCAGTCTTCCCTGGTTCATAGGCAACTTCCCTATCCGACTGTGATCTTCCCGAAAGCCGGTCTGTTCTGGCTGCTATAACAGTGTCACATggactgggggtggggttgggggggcttGTAAACAGCAGACttatttctcaccattctggaagctgggaagccCAAGACCAAGGTGCCTGGAGATTCCTGCCTGGCGagggcccacttcctggttcacagaggCCATCTTCCGGCTGTGCCCTCCAGCGGCAGAAGGGGCGAAGGCGCTCTCTGGGGTCTCGTTTCTAAAAGCACTAATCCCGTCCACAAGGGCTCCCCCTCATGACCGAGTCACCCCCAAGGGACCCCCTCCTAACGCCACCGCCTTGGAGGTTCGCCTCCAGCATATGACTCTGCGGGGACCATTCAGTCTGCAGCAGCCTCGGCACCCGGTGAGCGAACTCTTGCTGATTTATTCCAGGCGTTTGCCAACCCCGAGGACGCCCTGCGACACGGAGGCCCCCAGT carries:
- the PTGES gene encoding prostaglandin E synthase, producing MFGSWRQGFREETAQPGPHSWLWESTSAESGPRAQGRCLYPLASLSLGLCCFGAQPRQTTLRSLGAGTRKRRRCREPPFYRGGDRLGPCLRICGDRRLHRGPGSALPRLLSQHLGAEVAASAESGRVLSADRPPGGLSPPPPAQSRGYTACRRRRPQSSGPPAAEMSPPVLALASGQALPAFLLCSTLLVIKMYVVAVITGQVRLRKKAFANPEDALRHGGPQYCRSDQDVDRCLRAHRNDMETIYPFLFLGLVYSFLGPRPFVAQMHFLVFFLGRMVHTVAYLGKLRAPTRSLAYTLAQLPCASMALQIIWEAARHL